Proteins from one Synechococcus sp. UW179A genomic window:
- a CDS encoding extracellular solute-binding protein, with amino-acid sequence MIRNSALAASTLLAASLLLQGCNDQTSTTTPNLSAYSSQIQGGPWFELESREKKNQTPPAGSLSIWTPNYEGMNPLIQKKIDQTLKELIKRFEQRYSMVNVIWRKYSDSSIYKRYSEQVKDGLGPDLLLVHNFMIPALSKKNEIEAIPPKSVRLKEIRPKLLQSMKVNGSLYAIPFIINVQLLCFNKQKVNRAPETFDELIQTSKSGVSIAIGGNFLETIWGLPGFNANLFGTNKSSSQVLKDGLSDWIKLLKKSDEEPNMAIFKNSSLMTEYFSEGKISIINCESIDLPLLRDKLGTQNLGIGELPTINGKNSAPRLTGASFAVNPFASKNQKKLALRFSNYAISVDQQQQIAINWNSLLPINKNSDFNKQLLPVHNTSEKSFANSSELTEKELQTMFLNFNLIQELYQDATAGLIDPVKASNEIIELLESPQ; translated from the coding sequence GTGATTCGAAACTCAGCTCTAGCCGCATCAACACTCCTGGCTGCAAGCCTACTTCTGCAGGGCTGCAATGATCAGACATCAACAACAACTCCAAACCTCTCTGCTTACAGCAGTCAAATTCAGGGAGGGCCCTGGTTTGAATTGGAATCTAGAGAAAAGAAAAATCAAACACCTCCAGCAGGATCACTTTCCATCTGGACACCAAACTACGAGGGGATGAACCCACTGATACAGAAAAAGATTGATCAAACCCTGAAAGAACTTATCAAGCGATTTGAACAAAGATACAGCATGGTCAATGTTATTTGGAGAAAATACTCAGACTCAAGTATCTACAAAAGATATTCGGAACAGGTAAAGGATGGACTGGGGCCAGACTTGTTACTTGTGCATAATTTTATGATCCCGGCACTTAGCAAAAAGAATGAAATTGAAGCAATTCCACCCAAAAGTGTGAGGCTTAAAGAAATCCGACCAAAGCTTCTACAATCCATGAAGGTTAATGGGTCTCTCTATGCAATACCTTTTATCATTAATGTTCAATTACTTTGCTTCAACAAGCAAAAAGTCAACAGAGCACCTGAGACTTTTGATGAATTAATCCAAACTTCTAAGTCAGGAGTTTCAATAGCAATAGGCGGAAACTTTCTTGAAACAATCTGGGGACTTCCGGGGTTTAATGCTAACTTGTTTGGAACGAACAAGAGCTCCAGCCAGGTCCTCAAAGATGGACTGAGTGATTGGATTAAGTTGCTTAAAAAAAGTGATGAAGAGCCCAACATGGCGATATTCAAGAATTCATCATTGATGACTGAATATTTCTCTGAGGGCAAGATTAGTATTATTAATTGTGAATCAATTGACCTACCATTACTAAGAGATAAGCTTGGGACGCAAAATCTGGGGATTGGTGAGTTGCCAACTATTAATGGCAAAAACTCAGCGCCAAGGCTTACTGGAGCTTCTTTTGCGGTAAATCCCTTTGCAAGCAAAAACCAGAAAAAACTGGCTCTACGATTTAGTAATTATGCGATTAGTGTTGATCAACAGCAACAGATCGCAATCAATTGGAACTCACTATTACCGATAAACAAAAATAGCGATTTCAATAAACAGTTGTTGCCGGTACATAATACATCAGAAAAGTCTTTCGCCAATTCATCTGAGCTGACAGAGAAAGAGTTGCAAACTATGTTTTTGAATTTCAACCTAATCCAGGAACTTTATCAAGACGCAACTGCGGGCTTGATCGATCCCGTGAAAGCCAGTAATGAAATTATTGAGCTGCTTGAGAGTCCCCAATGA
- a CDS encoding sulfotransferase family 2 domain-containing protein gives MPIFLNSKKTVHFAHIPKNGGTSIENYILSSGVVKYAFLDRNFAIHRANSAWNASSPQHIDGPSLKHLFPAGFFTDFFAILRDPFERFASAYLFQINEPGSHLKSMNANEFVTKHLAKSFATKGYCDNHFLPQSRFLYPGVNYKLFLLSADGMQKAKNYLDNLFEITSTLSQIPQTMQSDKQSSIDLKASLTNQSVEHIKYIYEEDYNLLKLAFSSHHK, from the coding sequence ATGCCAATTTTCTTAAACTCAAAAAAAACTGTTCACTTTGCACATATCCCTAAAAACGGAGGCACATCAATAGAAAATTATATCTTGTCCTCAGGAGTCGTAAAATATGCGTTTCTTGACCGCAACTTTGCAATCCATCGAGCCAACTCAGCATGGAATGCTTCTTCTCCACAACACATCGACGGACCATCGCTCAAGCACCTCTTCCCAGCAGGATTCTTTACTGACTTTTTTGCAATACTTAGAGACCCTTTCGAAAGATTCGCCAGTGCCTACTTGTTTCAAATCAATGAGCCAGGATCACACCTAAAAAGCATGAATGCTAATGAATTTGTCACCAAACACCTTGCGAAAAGCTTTGCAACAAAAGGGTACTGTGACAACCATTTTTTGCCGCAGAGTCGATTCCTATACCCCGGCGTGAACTACAAATTATTTTTACTAAGCGCAGACGGAATGCAAAAAGCTAAAAACTATTTGGACAATCTCTTTGAAATAACCAGTACGCTCTCGCAAATCCCACAAACAATGCAGAGCGATAAACAATCAAGCATTGACTTAAAAGCAAGCCTCACCAATCAATCAGTCGAACACATAAAATACATTTACGAGGAAGATTACAACCTCCTGAAATTAGCCTTCTCGAGTCACCATAAATAA
- a CDS encoding MFS transporter, which translates to MITQPSLRSTSRVLLAGLIGNVMEWYDFALYGYFATTIGREFFPSSDPAASLIGTFGAFAAGFLVRPLGGVVFGRIGDLAGRQRALQLSVMVMAVPTVLMGLLPTHQQIGIAAPIVVVLLRIVQGLSVGGEYTSSVIFLSENAPPRQRGFYAIWGLWGSVLGMLLGSGFGDLLAHTLTPVQLASWGWRLPFLLGALVATSGVVIRKGIGAELVEPQTKSPIRETFGRYRLQVLRVMALNIASSVGYYAVFVYSVSYLEEIDHISTATSLSLNTGVLAVLLMLYPVSALLSDRIGRKPMLISGASLLCFGALPLFNLMHSGDPQRVLWGELGLTLAVALLAGGKNPANVELMPAAVRCTGLAVAFNVAEGYFGGTTPLVATWLIAQTGNPLLPGAWVAFSGLCTLVTACAFTRETAFRPLSTETA; encoded by the coding sequence ATGATCACGCAACCCAGCCTCAGGAGCACCAGCAGAGTGCTTCTGGCGGGCCTGATCGGCAACGTAATGGAGTGGTATGACTTCGCCCTCTACGGCTACTTCGCGACCACCATCGGCAGGGAATTCTTCCCCTCCAGTGATCCAGCCGCCTCACTGATCGGCACCTTCGGGGCCTTTGCTGCCGGATTTCTAGTACGACCGCTTGGGGGGGTGGTTTTCGGCCGAATCGGCGATCTCGCCGGAAGGCAGCGAGCTCTGCAGCTGTCGGTGATGGTGATGGCGGTCCCCACCGTACTGATGGGTCTGCTCCCGACCCATCAGCAGATCGGCATCGCCGCTCCGATTGTGGTTGTACTGCTTCGCATTGTTCAAGGATTGTCAGTGGGAGGCGAATACACCAGCTCCGTTATTTTTCTCAGCGAGAACGCCCCTCCCCGTCAGCGTGGTTTCTATGCGATCTGGGGCCTCTGGGGATCGGTGCTGGGAATGTTGCTCGGCTCCGGATTCGGTGATCTGTTGGCCCACACGCTTACCCCAGTCCAGCTAGCAAGCTGGGGATGGCGGCTGCCGTTCTTGCTCGGAGCGCTGGTGGCCACAAGCGGTGTTGTGATCCGCAAAGGGATTGGCGCTGAGTTGGTCGAACCGCAAACGAAGTCGCCGATTCGGGAAACATTTGGCCGCTATCGCCTACAGGTGCTGCGCGTCATGGCGCTGAACATCGCGAGCAGCGTTGGGTATTACGCCGTGTTCGTCTACTCGGTGAGCTACCTGGAAGAGATCGATCACATCAGTACGGCAACATCCCTGAGCCTGAACACCGGCGTCTTGGCCGTACTGCTGATGCTGTATCCGGTTTCAGCATTGCTCTCCGATCGCATCGGACGCAAACCTATGCTGATCAGCGGAGCATCACTGCTCTGCTTCGGAGCGCTGCCGTTGTTCAATCTGATGCACAGCGGTGATCCTCAGCGGGTGCTTTGGGGAGAACTCGGACTCACGTTGGCTGTGGCTCTGCTTGCAGGCGGCAAGAATCCCGCCAATGTTGAACTGATGCCGGCCGCAGTTCGCTGCACTGGCCTCGCCGTCGCGTTCAATGTTGCAGAAGGTTATTTCGGCGGAACTACCCCACTGGTTGCAACCTGGTTGATTGCTCAGACCGGGAATCCTCTATTACCAGGGGCTTGGGTCGCCTTCAGCGGGCTGTGCACCCTGGTCACGGCATGTGCCTTCACACGCGAAACCGCATTTCGTCCGCTGTCGACTGAGACAGCCTGA
- a CDS encoding YnfA family protein has protein sequence MTSEELDGLDSQSVSDSVSAQSLETSLVWTPQTVALSILLFIAAGLLEVGGGWLVWQTIREDKNWTYAAAGVIALIGYGFVPCLQPTSDFGRVYAIYGGFFIVLAFAWARQFDGYLPDMGDLVGAGIALSGVLVIMLWPR, from the coding sequence GTGACAAGTGAAGAACTTGATGGCCTTGATAGTCAGTCTGTCAGCGATTCAGTCAGTGCCCAGTCTCTGGAGACTTCATTAGTCTGGACACCTCAGACCGTTGCTTTATCGATTCTTCTCTTCATTGCTGCTGGGCTTCTTGAAGTCGGTGGCGGCTGGCTCGTTTGGCAAACAATCAGAGAGGATAAAAATTGGACTTATGCAGCGGCCGGAGTTATCGCACTGATTGGCTATGGATTTGTACCTTGCTTGCAGCCTACCTCTGATTTCGGTAGGGTCTATGCGATTTATGGTGGGTTTTTTATTGTTTTGGCATTTGCCTGGGCTAGGCAATTTGATGGATACTTGCCTGACATGGGTGATTTGGTCGGAGCCGGTATAGCTCTCTCTGGAGTTCTAGTTATTATGCTTTGGCCACGTTGA
- a CDS encoding MBL fold metallo-hydrolase yields the protein MTDAATYLGANGWLLEIAGLRVLLDPWLSGALVFPPGAWMLKGEMPKLMPIPDELDLLLLTQGLPDHAHPETLQALSKQIPVVASAAAARVVQRLGFEAITELQPGETTTIEGLKIRATAGAAVPAVENGYLLDWPEGSLYLEPHGVLDPAIDQRSVDTLITPVVDLGLPVLGAFITGARVMPDLISRFQPKTVLASTTGGDVKFSGMISSLLNAADASADCGDLPEDCTLITPTVGRAIPLPSESR from the coding sequence ATGACAGACGCAGCCACTTATCTCGGAGCCAATGGTTGGCTGCTGGAGATCGCTGGACTGAGGGTGCTGCTGGACCCATGGCTCAGTGGTGCGCTGGTGTTCCCACCGGGTGCCTGGATGCTGAAAGGTGAGATGCCAAAACTGATGCCAATTCCGGATGAACTGGATCTGCTTTTGCTCACGCAGGGGCTTCCGGATCATGCCCATCCAGAAACGCTTCAAGCACTGTCGAAGCAGATCCCCGTAGTGGCATCGGCAGCCGCCGCTCGTGTGGTGCAGCGTCTGGGATTTGAGGCCATCACCGAGCTGCAACCCGGCGAAACCACCACCATCGAGGGACTGAAAATCCGAGCCACCGCAGGTGCAGCGGTCCCAGCGGTAGAGAACGGCTACCTGCTCGACTGGCCCGAGGGTTCCCTCTATCTCGAACCACATGGTGTTTTGGATCCTGCGATCGATCAGCGCAGCGTCGACACCCTGATCACCCCTGTGGTGGATCTCGGCTTACCGGTGTTGGGAGCATTCATCACAGGCGCACGCGTGATGCCTGACCTGATCAGCCGATTCCAACCCAAAACCGTGCTGGCCAGCACCACAGGTGGCGATGTGAAGTTCAGCGGAATGATCAGCAGCCTGCTGAACGCCGCTGACGCTTCGGCAGATTGCGGCGATCTTCCCGAAGATTGCACACTGATCACACCCACGGTGGGGCGGGCGATCCCATTGCCGTCAGAGTCGCGCTAA
- a CDS encoding ferritin, producing MTNSATQATITIPVGPAGRAMAEPMSGELLDLMQAHLNLERQSSADYFAAAIWFAERELVGFAEHLRDEAKQEQEHAAKFADYLISRGQRPVLDTVEPPRQQWTDVEQVIANVFRMEADVTASVLQLYGTAEQDIDRRTTVFLDAIVDAQRLSEHEAAYLLGRVKFAAGNPAAVMIIDAELREGEAEPAKLEG from the coding sequence ATGACAAATTCCGCCACCCAAGCCACCATCACCATTCCCGTCGGTCCTGCAGGCCGGGCCATGGCCGAGCCCATGTCAGGCGAACTGCTTGATCTCATGCAGGCTCATCTCAACCTTGAGCGTCAGTCCTCAGCCGACTATTTCGCTGCTGCCATCTGGTTTGCTGAACGTGAACTGGTCGGCTTTGCCGAGCATCTGCGTGATGAAGCCAAGCAGGAGCAGGAGCATGCTGCCAAGTTTGCTGACTATCTGATCTCCAGAGGCCAGCGCCCGGTGCTCGACACCGTTGAACCACCGCGTCAGCAGTGGACTGATGTGGAGCAGGTGATCGCCAATGTTTTCCGCATGGAAGCTGACGTGACTGCCTCGGTGCTGCAGCTTTACGGCACTGCTGAACAGGACATTGACCGCCGCACCACCGTGTTCCTCGACGCAATCGTTGATGCTCAGCGTCTCTCTGAGCACGAGGCCGCCTATCTGCTGGGCCGCGTCAAGTTCGCTGCCGGCAACCCTGCTGCGGTGATGATCATCGACGCTGAACTCAGGGAAGGCGAAGCCGAACCCGCCAAGCTCGAAGGCTGA
- a CDS encoding mechanosensitive ion channel family protein → MTTSSKINLEPVIQFCNELWHAFSRTAVSTQVLIIIICLLTGWTIASKAKINLKLLKAPIKPKATAASLALVLLSMIYALMEIIRRPNGIIQHAWALLLVYIILTILFQVLIYSVNRDKAEQIKKYKTRLFIPIFIGYLLFEVIQIFGDPLSLLGSTIIQLFGTPFNIGDALLITIGLYLWVNLSSLITQILEWSFGSNSIQDREVSKAIFTLIRYGLVGLGVFIIIGAIGINPTVFGLITGGLSVGIGLGLKEIISNFVSGIWLLIEGSTKPGDVINLNLLDSSGEAFQIAKITDCGLRAVTVTNVNDHSERIIPNNLFFSNQITTYTKNHNIIARKSYFGVSYGSDPNQVIRLITNVVRSHPEVLEDPEPSTMFIAYGDSSLDFYVKFFIQDVMGGIRVTSEVNLMIWKTLQENSIEIPFPQRTLHIQDSISITSKDIQEKPSS, encoded by the coding sequence ATGACAACATCAAGCAAAATCAATCTGGAGCCCGTTATTCAATTTTGTAATGAGCTTTGGCACGCCTTTAGCCGAACAGCTGTAAGCACCCAAGTTCTAATTATCATTATCTGCTTACTAACTGGATGGACTATTGCATCCAAAGCAAAGATCAATTTAAAACTATTAAAAGCCCCAATCAAACCCAAGGCTACAGCCGCATCTCTGGCGCTTGTCTTACTATCAATGATCTACGCATTAATGGAGATCATCAGAAGACCCAATGGAATTATTCAACACGCATGGGCTCTATTACTGGTTTACATCATATTGACAATTTTATTCCAAGTGCTGATTTATTCAGTTAACAGAGACAAAGCTGAACAAATCAAGAAATACAAGACCAGGCTTTTCATACCTATTTTTATTGGATATCTTCTCTTCGAGGTCATTCAAATATTTGGAGACCCTTTATCATTACTTGGATCAACTATTATCCAACTCTTTGGCACACCTTTCAACATTGGGGATGCGTTGCTGATAACCATTGGTCTCTATTTATGGGTCAATTTGTCATCGCTCATCACGCAAATACTCGAATGGAGCTTTGGATCAAATAGCATCCAAGACCGCGAAGTATCAAAAGCAATTTTCACTTTAATTCGTTATGGGCTTGTTGGTTTAGGTGTTTTTATTATCATTGGCGCAATTGGTATTAATCCAACTGTATTTGGTCTGATTACAGGCGGACTCTCTGTTGGCATTGGTCTCGGCCTTAAAGAAATTATCAGTAACTTTGTCAGTGGAATCTGGTTGCTAATAGAAGGCTCAACCAAACCCGGTGATGTGATTAATCTCAACCTTCTTGATAGCTCAGGAGAAGCCTTTCAAATCGCTAAAATAACAGATTGTGGACTAAGAGCTGTAACAGTCACGAACGTGAATGACCATTCTGAGAGAATCATTCCGAACAACCTGTTTTTCAGCAACCAAATCACAACCTATACCAAAAACCACAATATCATTGCAAGAAAATCATATTTTGGAGTTAGTTATGGAAGTGATCCAAATCAAGTTATTCGATTAATTACCAATGTTGTGAGATCACATCCAGAGGTTCTCGAAGATCCAGAACCATCAACCATGTTCATTGCCTATGGGGATTCAAGCTTAGATTTTTATGTGAAATTCTTTATCCAGGATGTGATGGGGGGTATTCGTGTAACAAGCGAAGTGAATCTGATGATTTGGAAAACATTGCAAGAGAACTCGATCGAAATACCATTTCCACAGAGAACCTTGCATATCCAAGACTCGATAAGCATTACATCCAAAGATATTCAAGAGAAACCATCATCATGA
- a CDS encoding cation-translocating P-type ATPase: MTLSIPGMDCTSEQLEIEAALDGIEGISTQLFNLSKRTLVLSGKPQALTAAQVLIQQLGYRVETISDADKATDVQKMSWKRLLFSLFLSLLAEILELLSSGSIVGRALVIGSSLSAIALAGLPVYLQGISALRRIKLNMNSLMSVAVTGACLIGYWPEAAMVMSLFSIAEQLESQASNRARNAISKLGKLAPDFATTQMSDLSWKSVAVKNIRIDNLVRVDAGDRIPLDGVIQAGQSSIDQSSVTGESMPVEKIVGDQVFAGTINTTGSFVFRVSSLESDSTIARIIRAVEQAQSSRAPMQRFVDRFAAQYTPAVFYLAIAVAVLSPVFFDVSVLNAIYRALVLLVIACPCALVIATPVTLVSGLTAAARKGIVIKGGLFLEQVPRLKTIAFDKTGTLTIGRPSLVQFHPLIGGSQLIHLKQYCVSLATQSKHPVSRAIEAGIDVDHLQVEEFEALIGKGLTALINNRRFYLGNQRWLKEIVPISPQIESLIISHENAGCSVSLLADNQEYLALLAVADQPRSTSARAIDLLHKMNIRTVMLSGDNRISASLIASQIGIDRVFSDLLPEQKLLTLKILQDKSPTGMVGDGINDAPALAGAQVGFAMGAAGSDAAMEAADVVIMDDDPMRLVDVIQISRRTLHLLWQNIVLIVLIKGSFLLLALLGYATMWQAVFADMGTSLIVVFNSLRLLGGSSSVSSPSLS, translated from the coding sequence TTGACACTTTCCATTCCTGGGATGGATTGCACCAGTGAGCAACTAGAAATTGAGGCTGCATTGGATGGGATTGAGGGCATTAGCACCCAACTCTTTAACCTTTCCAAACGTACTTTGGTTCTGTCAGGTAAGCCCCAAGCTTTGACTGCCGCACAAGTTTTGATTCAGCAACTTGGCTATAGGGTTGAGACAATTTCTGACGCCGATAAGGCTACGGATGTTCAGAAGATGTCTTGGAAGCGTTTATTATTCTCACTCTTTTTGTCTCTTCTCGCTGAAATTTTAGAACTATTATCCTCTGGCTCGATTGTTGGACGAGCTTTGGTGATCGGAAGTTCGTTGAGTGCCATTGCCTTGGCTGGTTTGCCTGTATATCTGCAGGGCATTTCTGCTTTGCGAAGAATCAAATTGAATATGAACTCTTTGATGTCTGTAGCAGTAACTGGTGCATGTCTTATTGGTTATTGGCCTGAAGCAGCAATGGTAATGTCTTTATTTTCAATTGCAGAGCAATTGGAATCTCAGGCTTCTAACAGAGCAAGAAATGCTATCTCTAAGCTTGGCAAACTAGCTCCTGATTTCGCGACTACGCAAATGAGTGACCTCTCGTGGAAGAGTGTCGCTGTTAAGAACATCAGGATTGATAATCTTGTAAGAGTCGATGCTGGTGACAGGATTCCACTTGATGGTGTAATACAAGCAGGACAAAGTTCTATTGATCAGTCATCCGTTACCGGTGAAAGTATGCCTGTGGAAAAGATTGTTGGTGATCAAGTATTTGCAGGTACTATCAATACAACTGGGTCTTTTGTTTTTCGTGTTTCATCATTAGAATCTGATAGTACCATTGCTCGTATCATTCGTGCCGTCGAGCAGGCTCAGTCTTCACGTGCTCCGATGCAACGTTTTGTAGATCGTTTTGCTGCCCAATACACACCTGCAGTTTTTTATTTAGCGATTGCTGTTGCGGTCCTATCTCCTGTTTTCTTTGATGTTTCTGTTCTCAATGCCATTTATAGGGCATTAGTGTTGCTTGTGATTGCTTGTCCATGTGCGCTTGTGATTGCTACACCTGTCACTTTAGTCAGCGGTTTGACTGCTGCAGCGCGAAAAGGAATCGTAATTAAGGGCGGTCTTTTTCTCGAACAAGTCCCCAGGCTGAAGACTATTGCATTCGATAAGACTGGAACTTTAACGATCGGACGCCCATCATTGGTGCAGTTTCATCCTTTGATTGGAGGGAGTCAGTTAATTCATCTTAAGCAGTATTGCGTCTCACTGGCTACGCAATCCAAGCATCCTGTATCCCGTGCAATCGAAGCAGGCATTGATGTAGATCATCTTCAGGTGGAAGAGTTCGAGGCTCTGATTGGCAAGGGCCTGACAGCATTGATCAACAACCGACGTTTCTACCTTGGTAATCAACGATGGCTCAAGGAGATTGTTCCTATTAGTCCACAGATCGAATCGTTGATTATAAGTCACGAGAACGCAGGTTGTAGTGTCTCGCTCCTTGCCGATAATCAGGAATATTTAGCCTTGTTAGCTGTTGCTGATCAGCCACGTTCAACATCAGCACGAGCAATTGACCTCCTTCATAAAATGAATATTAGAACCGTAATGTTGAGTGGTGATAACCGAATTAGTGCAAGTTTAATTGCATCTCAGATTGGTATTGATCGAGTATTTAGCGATCTTCTTCCAGAACAAAAATTACTTACCCTAAAGATTTTGCAGGACAAGTCTCCAACTGGAATGGTTGGAGATGGCATTAATGATGCTCCCGCATTAGCAGGAGCGCAGGTTGGCTTTGCAATGGGTGCAGCTGGCAGTGATGCGGCGATGGAGGCTGCTGATGTTGTGATCATGGATGACGACCCAATGCGGCTTGTTGATGTAATCCAAATTTCTCGTCGTACTTTGCATCTGCTATGGCAAAATATTGTCTTAATTGTTCTTATCAAGGGCTCATTTCTGTTATTGGCTTTGCTGGGGTACGCAACAATGTGGCAGGCTGTTTTTGCCGATATGGGTACTAGCTTGATCGTAGTGTTTAACAGTTTGCGTCTTCTTGGCGGTTCGTCTTCAGTTTCTTCGCCTTCTCTTTCTTGA
- a CDS encoding chlorophyll a/b-binding protein, whose product MTDQQAEPKSAMEETFGMETWVDGETWNGRLAMLGFVVAIAIEVAAGQSLLPKVW is encoded by the coding sequence ATGACAGATCAGCAAGCCGAGCCCAAAAGCGCCATGGAAGAGACCTTCGGAATGGAAACCTGGGTCGATGGCGAAACCTGGAATGGTCGACTCGCGATGCTCGGCTTCGTGGTAGCCATCGCCATTGAAGTGGCCGCTGGACAGTCACTGCTGCCCAAGGTCTGGTGA
- a CDS encoding secondary thiamine-phosphate synthase enzyme YjbQ, translated as MTIAQRLHELEISTDGAGFSRLNEPLNHWIARTDITQGVLHLTCLHTSCSLTINENADPRVLKDLAAWMNAMVPQDGAGPTGPDGKRRRYLHDDEGDDDMPAHIRTALTTQTMSLSVDNGRLLLGTWQAVYLWEHRSSPHHRRLACHLIGDMADPPSDQSQLLASGKNTTAKLLARRNGQRLNDVVQARHVPGAWAEDGGIETDVDLLIDRLHEISDQQ; from the coding sequence ATGACCATTGCCCAACGCTTGCATGAGCTTGAGATTTCAACTGATGGAGCTGGATTTTCTCGGCTGAACGAGCCTCTGAACCATTGGATTGCACGAACTGATATCACCCAGGGTGTATTGCATCTCACCTGCCTGCACACCAGTTGCAGCCTCACAATTAATGAAAATGCCGATCCACGGGTCCTAAAAGATCTGGCTGCCTGGATGAATGCCATGGTGCCTCAGGACGGAGCTGGACCTACCGGACCAGACGGCAAACGTCGCCGTTACCTGCACGACGACGAAGGTGACGACGACATGCCAGCCCACATCCGCACAGCACTCACCACCCAGACCATGAGCTTGAGTGTTGACAATGGGCGACTGCTGCTGGGCACCTGGCAGGCAGTTTATCTCTGGGAACATCGCTCATCCCCGCATCACAGACGACTGGCTTGTCATCTGATCGGAGACATGGCTGACCCACCCAGCGATCAAAGTCAGCTCCTGGCATCAGGCAAAAACACCACGGCGAAACTACTTGCTCGCCGCAACGGCCAAAGACTGAATGATGTCGTTCAAGCGCGCCACGTCCCCGGGGCATGGGCTGAGGACGGTGGAATTGAGACAGACGTGGATCTGCTGATTGACCGGTTGCATGAGATCTCTGATCAACAGTAA
- a CDS encoding NfeD family protein, producing the protein MAMTWTYLFCLIAGGVLIMLSIAGESDSMIDGDAASGIAEGGNPAVLLSTSFWSFSLAGFGLCGLLLQLFEETTASRFNLPIALLLGVSLGLCASFALRFLARREANTVVLADDLIGLEAKVTLPLSERQRGFVETSVRGSLVRRAARSACGPLERGQSVVILRCEGNTLVVDAMDMVS; encoded by the coding sequence ATGGCGATGACCTGGACCTATCTCTTTTGCCTGATCGCAGGCGGAGTCTTGATCATGCTTTCGATCGCTGGTGAATCGGACAGCATGATTGATGGCGATGCTGCAAGCGGAATCGCTGAAGGTGGCAACCCGGCTGTTCTGCTCAGCACATCGTTCTGGTCTTTTTCACTGGCCGGGTTTGGGCTCTGCGGATTACTACTGCAGCTGTTTGAAGAAACAACGGCTTCCCGCTTCAACCTGCCCATAGCGCTATTGCTAGGAGTCAGCCTGGGGTTGTGTGCTTCGTTTGCGTTGCGCTTCCTGGCTCGACGCGAAGCCAATACTGTCGTGCTCGCCGACGATCTGATCGGACTGGAAGCCAAAGTGACCTTGCCCCTGAGTGAACGTCAGCGTGGGTTTGTGGAGACATCGGTGCGCGGTAGCTTGGTGCGACGAGCAGCACGAAGTGCCTGTGGTCCTTTAGAGCGGGGCCAGAGTGTGGTGATTTTGCGTTGTGAGGGCAATACATTAGTTGTGGATGCCATGGACATGGTCAGCTGA
- a CDS encoding DUF1651 domain-containing protein: MLNCGPSTVDPSEKAGREGWLVNGDQLLIVQFKPDSSLTHGHWVELRTYVWIRPQPPVPQSRRKLSNQNASEIWKQMIKVGWRRCAAPVL; encoded by the coding sequence ATGTTGAATTGCGGCCCAAGCACGGTTGACCCCAGCGAAAAGGCTGGCCGAGAAGGCTGGCTTGTTAATGGTGACCAACTACTGATTGTGCAATTCAAGCCTGATTCTTCGTTGACCCATGGGCACTGGGTTGAGTTGAGAACCTACGTTTGGATTCGTCCCCAACCGCCGGTTCCTCAGTCCAGACGAAAGCTATCAAACCAAAATGCCAGTGAAATTTGGAAGCAAATGATCAAAGTTGGATGGCGCCGATGCGCTGCGCCAGTGCTCTAA